From the Prunus dulcis chromosome 4, ALMONDv2, whole genome shotgun sequence genome, one window contains:
- the LOC117625727 gene encoding cold-regulated 413 inner membrane protein 2, chloroplastic-like produces MKMASLSLSSTSPQTFSLYSIRSSTKFSVSQPRPAKLSSLLLARTSSSLHYNPLRVSIGGNNDLGVLKKKKKKGMGSGAVCYAAPLTVHTLQWISTISSAVLLLAKGTAVQKSFLVPLFVLQAPSAVISWFKGEYGIWTAFLALLVRLFFFIPAELELPLVALLLVIVAPYQVTNIRGRQEGAIISLVIAAYLAFQHFSRIGTLQKSFDRGSIVATLAIISITAVSGLLLF; encoded by the exons ATGAAAATGGCGAGCCTCTCACTCTCCTCCACGTCACCACAGACTTTCTCTCTTTACAGCATCAGGAGCAGCACCAAGTTCTCCGTCTCTCAACCAAGGCCGGCCAAGCTCTCTAGTCTTCTTCTTGCTCGCACCTCCAGCTCACTCCACTATAACCCTCTCag AGTTTCGATTGGTGGAAATAATGATCTCGGggtgctgaagaagaagaagaagaagggcaTGGGATCGGGTGCGGTATGTTACGCTGCACCTCTCACTGTTCATACCCTCCAGTGGATCTCCACCATTTCTTCTGc GGTTCTACTGCTTGCAAAAGGCACTGCTGTTCAAAAATCATTTCTTGTTCCATTGTTTGTTCTACAAGCACCATCCGCTGTAATCTCATGGTTTAA GGGCGAATATGGTATCTGGACTGCATTCTTAGCACTTCTTGTTcgtctcttcttctttattcCTG CCGAACTTGAGTTGCCATTGGTAGCATTACTCCTGGTGATTGTGGCTCCTTACCAAGTTACGAACATAAG GGGAAGACAAGAAGGTGCTATTATTTCACTGGTTATTGCAGCGTATTTGGCTTTCCAGCATTTCTCACGAATAGGAACCTTGCAGAAATCATTTGACCGAGGTTCAATTGTTGCTACCTTAGCCATAATTTCTATCACTGCTGTGTCAGGCCTTCTCCTGTTCTGA